The following are encoded in a window of Chryseobacterium sp. genomic DNA:
- a CDS encoding NERD domain-containing protein/DEAD/DEAH box helicase, which translates to MAVFYPSIQDILRGKVTPEPGELHLLNFLEKTLNDDYEVFFNPYMNGDRPDVIIIKPNQGILIIEVKDYNLKHYEIDAKTKNWKVLANNGKYLIKSPVQQVLKYKDNLFDLHVNELLSLKVSDIRNANMISCAVYFHNANEDALDKLLVRPFEKDSKYLTFLKYNILLLGSDSLNDQKFLSLLRRRHLAPGQLTSYFPEHLHTKIKRFMLPPYHQKTDGKHFTYNGEQQKLIYDTERKNIRIKGVVGSGKTTVPAARAVELHKRTEGEILILSYNITLRNYLKDKLSQVRENFSWTAFTILNYHIFINNELNNLQVDVTVPAEFNEWPDSRTERYFEDTYYSNTLLFEEHKDKLKKFSVILIDEIQDYKSKWMEILKTYFLEEGGYYMVLGDDKQNIYGNPVLGKEMPVNVQGRPSLL; encoded by the coding sequence ATGGCTGTTTTTTATCCTTCTATACAAGATATTCTACGTGGTAAAGTTACACCTGAACCGGGCGAATTGCATTTGCTAAATTTTCTGGAAAAAACGCTTAATGATGATTATGAGGTGTTTTTTAATCCATATATGAATGGTGATAGACCGGATGTAATTATCATCAAGCCAAATCAGGGGATCTTGATAATCGAAGTAAAAGATTACAACCTGAAACATTATGAAATCGATGCGAAGACAAAAAATTGGAAAGTGCTCGCTAATAATGGCAAATACCTAATTAAATCACCGGTTCAGCAGGTATTGAAATATAAAGATAACTTGTTTGACTTGCATGTTAATGAACTGCTTAGCTTAAAAGTAAGTGACATTAGGAATGCAAATATGATATCCTGTGCAGTTTACTTTCACAATGCTAATGAAGATGCTTTAGATAAATTATTGGTCCGTCCCTTCGAAAAAGACTCTAAATATCTCACTTTTTTAAAGTATAACATTCTGCTTCTGGGGTCAGACTCTCTAAATGATCAAAAATTTCTTTCGCTATTGCGCCGGCGACATCTTGCCCCTGGTCAGTTGACGAGCTACTTTCCGGAGCATTTACATACAAAGATTAAGCGCTTTATGCTTCCTCCCTACCACCAAAAAACAGATGGTAAACACTTTACTTATAATGGCGAGCAGCAAAAGTTGATATATGACACTGAACGGAAAAACATTCGTATAAAAGGTGTCGTCGGATCAGGAAAAACAACGGTCCCCGCTGCCCGCGCTGTGGAACTTCACAAAAGAACTGAAGGAGAAATTCTGATTCTCTCCTACAATATTACGTTAAGAAACTACCTGAAAGATAAGCTAAGCCAGGTACGGGAAAATTTTTCCTGGACCGCTTTTACGATCTTAAACTACCACATTTTTATAAATAACGAATTAAACAATCTGCAGGTTGATGTTACGGTCCCCGCCGAATTTAATGAATGGCCGGACAGTAGGACAGAAAGATATTTTGAAGATACATACTATTCCAACACGCTCCTCTTTGAAGAACATAAAGATAAACTTAAAAAATTTTCTGTAATCTTGATCGATGAAATTCAGGATTATAAGTCAAAATGGATGGAAATCCTCAAAACTTACTTTTTAGAAGAAGGTGGCTATTATATGGTACTTGGTGATGACAAGCAGAATATCTATGGCAATCCTGTATTAGGCAAGGAAATGCCTGTAAATGTGCAGGGGCGTCCTTCATTACTGTAG
- a CDS encoding ATP-binding domain-containing protein has product MYLPSSDAIPSLYTIIHENSLNKGIHPNDITILGTKIKLLKDFDSHYRHRTGEKTNTMFESHEDLLIAGMNYSQTEIKYNREHWINVALLLLNHKNEKSFSDGFKRLAELLICKTQVVQWPEFFETRYTALCRKNKINPSDFDAFVSRYDRDIKNFMKRYSENALSSDAKRIRDNKKIHFWANRGTVKLSTIHSFKGWESDLVYLIIENVPESMAETFFELIYTGITRARYNLIILNYGNEIFHQQFLPVYNKALKKLEN; this is encoded by the coding sequence ATGTATTTACCATCTTCCGACGCCATTCCCAGCCTCTATACAATCATTCATGAAAACAGTCTTAATAAAGGCATTCACCCGAATGACATTACGATTTTGGGAACAAAAATTAAACTATTGAAGGATTTTGATTCACATTACCGTCACCGTACTGGTGAAAAAACCAACACCATGTTTGAATCTCATGAAGATCTGCTTATAGCCGGTATGAATTACAGCCAAACGGAAATTAAATACAATAGAGAGCACTGGATAAATGTTGCGCTTTTATTGCTGAACCATAAGAATGAAAAAAGCTTTAGTGACGGATTTAAAAGACTTGCAGAATTACTGATATGCAAAACACAAGTGGTCCAGTGGCCTGAATTCTTTGAAACGAGGTATACGGCCCTTTGTCGGAAAAACAAAATTAATCCTTCTGATTTTGATGCATTCGTAAGCAGGTACGATCGCGATATAAAGAATTTTATGAAGAGATACAGCGAAAATGCATTATCTTCTGATGCAAAAAGAATTCGGGATAATAAGAAAATTCATTTTTGGGCCAACAGAGGTACGGTAAAATTATCAACAATCCACAGCTTTAAAGGATGGGAATCGGATCTGGTATATCTTATTATTGAGAATGTCCCAGAAAGCATGGCGGAAACCTTCTTTGAATTAATCTATACCGGTATCACCCGGGCAAGATATAACCTTATAATATTAAACTATGGAAACGAAATTTTCCATCAGCAATTTTTACCGGTATATAATAAAGCGCTAAAGAAATTAGAAAATTAA
- a CDS encoding exodeoxyribonuclease VII large subunit has protein sequence MLRSKLANGEIYILKGFIEKTVRNSSIDLRFAAEEIVQQEERQFSEEDLKRYDLIQAKLEKGSRDLETFIREKKLRNEPVRIANIYGHSAIVQHDFNEGLNISSSEFEITDFTCNITSATSILQKLQALKPMQFDIIALVRGGGDRQSFDVFSDVDLANEFINLDSITITALGHTVDESLLDKLADRRFHVPHDYGDGLHKIIEKLKEEKSNSRAILIDEVKKTSPNSSMNR, from the coding sequence ATGCTGCGCTCCAAATTGGCAAATGGTGAAATCTATATTCTCAAAGGCTTTATTGAAAAAACTGTCCGGAACTCAAGCATTGATCTGCGCTTTGCAGCAGAAGAAATTGTACAGCAGGAGGAAAGACAGTTTTCCGAAGAAGATTTAAAAAGGTACGACTTAATCCAGGCAAAACTCGAAAAAGGATCTCGCGATTTGGAAACATTCATTCGTGAAAAGAAACTGCGTAACGAACCAGTAAGAATTGCAAATATTTACGGACATTCCGCCATAGTCCAGCATGATTTTAACGAAGGATTAAACATTTCTTCCAGTGAATTTGAAATCACAGATTTCACCTGCAATATCACTTCCGCAACTTCCATCCTTCAAAAACTGCAGGCATTGAAACCAATGCAGTTTGATATCATTGCTTTAGTGCGTGGCGGTGGCGACCGCCAAAGTTTTGATGTATTCAGTGATGTGGATCTTGCCAATGAATTTATTAATCTCGACAGCATTACCATTACTGCCTTGGGGCACACCGTCGATGAAAGTCTGCTCGATAAACTGGCAGACCGCAGATTCCATGTTCCTCACGACTACGGCGATGGCCTTCATAAAATCATCGAAAAACTGAAGGAGGAAAAATCCAACTCCCGCGCTATCCTTATCGACGAAGTTAAAAAGACATCACCAAACAGTTCGATGAACAGGTGA